A portion of the Liberibacter crescens BT-1 genome contains these proteins:
- a CDS encoding DUF6101 family protein yields MLNTVNKSIKQGNALRLDPKNFPQHVFWVCYHSKNGKIAVINEKNVVVLQFLSFKNIPVFIQLPITVFKGIAVRIISRNNDRITMRVELYHQDPNFCIPLLISENLPEVAQDWKLWSQIYNLPMLMIEENGDVISFNSENSESTPYEGKEQKHIPARQEVLTPPVLQGFFICRSIYKLGLNLRIKGKKMIISL; encoded by the coding sequence ATGCTGAATACTGTTAATAAGTCTATTAAGCAAGGAAATGCTTTGAGACTGGATCCAAAGAATTTTCCACAACATGTATTTTGGGTGTGTTATCATTCAAAAAATGGTAAAATTGCAGTAATAAATGAAAAAAATGTTGTCGTTCTTCAGTTCCTTTCATTTAAAAATATTCCTGTCTTTATTCAGCTTCCTATTACAGTTTTCAAGGGTATTGCTGTTCGTATTATTTCCCGCAATAATGATCGTATCACGATGCGTGTTGAACTCTATCACCAGGATCCAAATTTCTGTATCCCTTTATTGATCTCTGAAAATCTCCCTGAGGTCGCTCAGGATTGGAAATTATGGTCCCAGATTTATAATCTCCCGATGCTTATGATAGAAGAGAATGGAGATGTTATATCTTTTAACAGTGAAAACAGTGAGAGCACACCTTATGAAGGAAAAGAGCAAAAGCATATTCCTGCAAGACAGGAAGTGCTCACACCTCCTGTGTTGCAAGGATTTTTTATCTGTAGATCAATCTATAAACTGGGGTTAAATCTTAGAATTAAAGGAAAAAAGATGATCATCAGTCTGTAG
- a CDS encoding ATP-dependent DNA helicase, which yields MQLSLQQENALKAVSRWYHKADSPIFRLFGYAGTGKTTLARYFSEHIDGDVIFAAFTGKAAQALRARGASGARTLHSLIYRPRGSETVQDDHTGKTVILPTFSINYLSPVAKASLVIVDECSMVDEQLAQDLMTFGTPILVLGDPGQLPPISGSGFFTNHEPDFMLTEIHRQARENPIIRLSMEIREGNRITWEDKSTVRMIHPTDVTSSMLVDADQILVGTNHTRRKYNKKLRQLKNFFSVLPDIGDKLVCLRNNPEKGLLNGSIWKVTTLLPCSRENTGITLQVKDDHEDLNTQPVTINLLKDSFENPTNTIPWTRSKRYDSFDYGYALTVHKAQGSQWNKVVLFDENHAFKEMRKQWLYTAVTRACEELILVC from the coding sequence ATGCAATTATCGTTACAACAGGAAAACGCCCTTAAAGCTGTGAGTCGCTGGTATCATAAAGCCGATAGCCCCATATTCAGGCTTTTTGGCTATGCAGGAACAGGAAAAACAACCCTTGCGCGATATTTCTCCGAACATATTGATGGTGATGTTATCTTTGCAGCTTTTACCGGAAAAGCCGCTCAAGCACTTAGAGCCCGTGGTGCCTCTGGTGCGCGTACCCTTCATTCCCTCATCTATCGACCAAGAGGATCAGAAACCGTCCAGGATGATCATACCGGAAAAACCGTTATTTTACCAACATTTTCCATAAACTATCTGAGCCCCGTAGCAAAAGCATCCCTCGTGATTGTGGATGAATGTTCTATGGTCGATGAACAGCTTGCCCAGGATCTTATGACATTTGGTACACCCATTCTTGTTCTTGGTGATCCAGGGCAGCTGCCACCAATCTCGGGAAGTGGCTTCTTTACCAATCATGAACCCGACTTCATGCTCACAGAAATCCATCGGCAAGCCCGCGAAAATCCTATTATTCGTCTTTCCATGGAAATACGCGAAGGCAACAGGATTACCTGGGAAGATAAAAGCACTGTTCGAATGATACACCCTACAGATGTCACATCCTCCATGTTGGTGGACGCGGATCAAATTCTTGTAGGAACAAATCATACAAGACGAAAATACAACAAAAAATTGCGTCAATTAAAAAACTTCTTCTCTGTTCTCCCGGATATCGGTGACAAGCTTGTTTGTTTAAGGAATAATCCTGAAAAAGGTTTGCTCAATGGCTCAATATGGAAAGTCACAACACTCCTTCCCTGCTCAAGGGAAAATACGGGGATCACCTTACAGGTTAAAGACGATCATGAGGATCTCAATACTCAGCCGGTAACAATTAATCTTCTTAAAGATTCCTTTGAAAATCCAACGAATACAATTCCTTGGACAAGAAGCAAGCGTTATGATAGCTTTGATTATGGCTACGCATTAACCGTTCATAAAGCTCAAGGATCCCAATGGAACAAGGTTGTATTGTTTGACGAAAATCATGCGTTTAAAGAAATGCGAAAACAATGGCTTTATACCGCTGTTACCAGGGCGTGTGAAGAACTGATCCTTGTGTGTTAA
- the ubiA gene encoding 4-hydroxybenzoate octaprenyltransferase produces MTNRVADAPNQSWVYKFLPPVLLPYAQLARWDRVVGSYLLMWPCFWSATLAAYSLEKTCTLSYQLFFWHLALYYIGTITMRGAGCTWNDIIDKDIDALVSRTRSRPLPSGRITLKKALFFMVVQLLIGFIVLIQFNNYTIFLGLGSMLIVPLYPFTKRFTNWPQFFLGLCFAWGALIGWSALHNKLSLAALCLYAGTVCWIIGYDTIYAHQDKSFDELIGVKSTAILFADHTKRWLCLFYSLCIVFLALSFYLVEVTIYSWIGLLSAALLFIYQIIAFDGSDPDKCLALFKSNNFTGLLVFTGLLISLLSI; encoded by the coding sequence TTGACGAACCGTGTTGCTGATGCGCCAAACCAAAGTTGGGTCTATAAGTTTCTGCCTCCTGTCCTTTTACCTTATGCACAATTAGCACGCTGGGATCGTGTCGTCGGTTCTTATTTATTAATGTGGCCATGTTTCTGGTCTGCAACTCTTGCAGCATATTCCCTGGAAAAAACATGCACCTTGTCGTATCAATTGTTCTTTTGGCATCTCGCCCTGTATTACATTGGAACGATAACGATGCGTGGTGCCGGGTGTACCTGGAACGATATCATTGATAAAGATATTGATGCCCTTGTTTCCCGCACCCGGTCACGACCTTTGCCTTCAGGTCGTATCACTTTAAAAAAAGCATTATTTTTTATGGTAGTACAATTATTGATTGGTTTTATTGTTCTTATTCAATTCAATAATTATACCATTTTTTTAGGATTAGGATCAATGCTTATCGTTCCTTTATATCCTTTTACAAAGCGTTTTACCAACTGGCCGCAATTTTTCCTGGGTCTCTGTTTTGCATGGGGAGCACTCATAGGATGGTCTGCACTGCATAATAAACTTTCCTTAGCTGCATTGTGTCTCTACGCAGGAACAGTATGCTGGATTATCGGGTATGATACAATCTATGCTCATCAGGATAAGAGTTTTGATGAACTTATTGGTGTTAAGTCAACAGCGATACTTTTTGCCGATCATACAAAAAGATGGCTTTGTCTCTTTTACAGCTTATGCATAGTGTTCCTGGCACTGTCATTTTATCTTGTGGAGGTGACGATATACAGCTGGATTGGGCTATTGAGTGCTGCTCTTCTCTTTATATACCAGATTATTGCCTTTGATGGTTCTGATCCGGATAAATGTCTTGCACTCTTCAAAAGCAATAATTTCACAGGGTTACTTGTTTTTACAGGGTTACTGATTTCTCTTCTCTCAATATAG
- a CDS encoding MBL fold metallo-hydrolase codes for MGFINPEPSKKCFRTVRDWRKSQKAQKLPKPPENGYEAFINQWWEKADFNGQEDAIWWLGHACILIRTQGTHILIDPALSQRASPLSFFGPKRKTPPAATVEELPKIDVLIYSHNHYDHLDSTTLKKLLKRFPSIKTFVPLGVGKILRQYGAGSVSECDWWDEVSMMGLKLHCTPARHWSMRSLWDFNRSLWCSWVIDTGTFRFFFAGDTGYTLRLVEIGERLGPFDVAALPIGAYMPEWFMEENHMSPESAVRLYQQLLCPSRVIPIHWGTYELSDESLDEPPQELVRAREKAGITDDHFAPLKIGSRIIIENVS; via the coding sequence ATGGGTTTTATCAATCCGGAACCTTCCAAAAAATGTTTCAGAACAGTCAGGGATTGGCGTAAAAGCCAAAAAGCCCAAAAATTACCCAAACCACCTGAAAATGGTTATGAAGCATTTATAAATCAATGGTGGGAAAAGGCAGATTTCAATGGACAGGAAGATGCAATCTGGTGGTTAGGACATGCCTGTATCCTCATACGAACACAAGGAACGCATATCCTGATTGATCCAGCGCTCAGCCAACGCGCTTCACCGCTATCATTTTTTGGACCAAAACGTAAAACTCCTCCAGCAGCAACCGTGGAAGAATTGCCTAAAATTGATGTGCTCATCTATTCTCACAATCACTATGATCATCTTGATTCCACAACTCTCAAAAAACTCCTGAAGCGCTTCCCGTCCATAAAAACATTTGTTCCTCTGGGAGTAGGAAAGATTTTACGTCAATACGGTGCTGGTTCTGTGAGTGAATGCGACTGGTGGGATGAGGTGTCAATGATGGGATTGAAACTACATTGTACGCCAGCACGTCATTGGAGCATGCGCAGCCTATGGGATTTCAACCGTAGCTTATGGTGCAGTTGGGTTATTGATACAGGGACTTTTCGTTTCTTTTTTGCAGGAGATACCGGTTATACCCTGCGGCTCGTGGAAATTGGTGAAAGACTTGGGCCTTTCGACGTGGCAGCCTTGCCCATTGGCGCCTATATGCCAGAATGGTTCATGGAAGAAAATCATATGAGTCCTGAATCGGCTGTAAGATTATATCAGCAACTTCTCTGCCCATCACGCGTTATCCCCATCCATTGGGGTACCTATGAACTTTCAGATGAATCTCTTGATGAGCCTCCGCAGGAATTAGTCCGTGCCCGGGAAAAAGCAGGAATAACAGATGATCATTTTGCACCTCTGAAAATCGGTTCCAGAATCATCATTGAGAATGTTTCATGA
- a CDS encoding sulfite exporter TauE/SafE family protein — protein sequence MVYQSVSFFLLLIVMGCLSGFLNGFFGIGGGLIIVPMFYKILTVYDKVDDSMRMHIAVGTSLAIIIMTSLRSFIGHYHRKTVDMRLLRNWVTAVPVGSITASMLSVYVNAQILREIFSVVSFCIALFILLNNNRWRLGTELPKNPWTWILGVIIGVFSGLIGIGGAIFNNIFMVLYGRSIYQAIATSTGVSLLVSIPGALGYIYAGWGVSGLPVMSLGFINWGAALIVMPIAVLIAPVGIKVAYDIGKRKLEIGFSIFLFVISCWLFFFEG from the coding sequence ATGGTATATCAATCTGTCAGTTTTTTTCTGTTGTTAATTGTTATGGGGTGTTTATCGGGATTTTTAAATGGTTTTTTCGGTATAGGTGGTGGTCTGATCATTGTACCAATGTTTTATAAAATATTAACTGTATATGATAAGGTGGATGATTCAATGCGTATGCATATCGCAGTAGGAACATCCCTGGCTATTATTATTATGACGTCCTTGCGTTCGTTTATCGGGCATTATCATCGTAAAACGGTTGATATGAGATTGCTTCGCAATTGGGTAACAGCAGTTCCCGTAGGCAGTATCACGGCTTCCATGCTTTCTGTTTATGTAAACGCTCAAATACTTCGTGAAATTTTTTCTGTTGTCAGTTTTTGTATAGCATTGTTTATCTTGTTGAATAATAATCGTTGGCGTCTGGGAACAGAGCTTCCTAAAAATCCATGGACATGGATTTTAGGAGTGATCATTGGGGTATTTTCCGGGTTGATAGGAATAGGAGGAGCTATTTTTAACAATATTTTTATGGTTCTTTACGGACGTTCCATATATCAGGCCATAGCAACATCAACAGGTGTTAGTCTTCTGGTTTCTATTCCTGGAGCATTAGGCTATATTTATGCAGGTTGGGGAGTATCCGGTTTACCTGTTATGTCTCTTGGCTTTATTAATTGGGGAGCCGCTCTTATTGTTATGCCTATTGCTGTTTTGATAGCACCTGTTGGAATAAAAGTTGCTTACGATATCGGCAAGCGTAAACTCGAAATCGGATTTTCAATATTTCTGTTTGTGATTTCTTGTTGGCTTTTCTTTTTTGAAGGATAG
- the purD gene encoding phosphoribosylamine--glycine ligase, with amino-acid sequence MNVLLIGSGGREHALAWKIAQSSLLSRLWAIPGNPGIAEHAECVSLDVNNHDAITEFCKEKKINFVIVGPEVPLVMGIVDVLQREGIPVFGPSKAAARLEGSKEFTKELCTRYNIPTASYQCFSHAEEAREYVKKNKAPVVIKADGLAAGKGVTVCMNIDEAMMAIDHHFREKTSRVVIEEYLEGTEISFFALCDGQNVIPFTTAQDHKRAYDGDTGPNTGGMGAYSPASGVTEETINSIMEKIIQPTINGMIAECSPFIGVLFAGLMLTTEGPKLIEYNVRFGDPECQVMMMRLESDLLSILYNCATGKMSHIRLDWSSESALTVVLANKGYPGSYEKGAVIESLPPSHANMKVFHAGTAYVNNKLVIDGGRVLNVTALGETIIAAQKNSYAAVDLINWTKHGFWRKDIGWRAVS; translated from the coding sequence ATGAACGTCCTTTTAATTGGCTCTGGTGGCCGGGAACATGCGCTTGCCTGGAAGATTGCGCAATCATCTCTCTTGTCGCGCCTATGGGCCATTCCAGGGAATCCTGGTATTGCAGAACATGCAGAATGTGTATCACTGGATGTTAATAATCACGATGCAATAACAGAATTTTGCAAGGAAAAAAAAATCAATTTTGTTATCGTTGGTCCTGAGGTTCCCCTGGTGATGGGAATCGTTGATGTCTTGCAGAGGGAAGGGATACCTGTTTTCGGTCCTTCCAAGGCTGCGGCAAGACTCGAAGGCTCAAAAGAGTTTACCAAGGAACTTTGTACAAGATACAATATTCCGACAGCATCATATCAGTGTTTTTCCCATGCTGAAGAAGCAAGGGAATATGTCAAGAAGAACAAGGCTCCTGTTGTTATTAAGGCTGATGGTCTTGCAGCGGGTAAAGGAGTGACCGTATGCATGAATATTGATGAAGCCATGATGGCCATTGATCACCATTTTAGAGAAAAAACGTCAAGAGTTGTCATTGAAGAATATCTTGAGGGCACTGAAATAAGTTTTTTCGCTCTTTGTGATGGTCAGAATGTCATCCCTTTTACAACAGCTCAGGACCATAAACGTGCTTATGATGGTGACACAGGGCCTAATACAGGGGGTATGGGTGCCTACTCACCTGCTTCTGGAGTTACAGAAGAGACAATTAATTCTATTATGGAAAAAATTATTCAGCCAACAATTAATGGAATGATCGCTGAATGTTCTCCTTTTATAGGTGTTTTGTTCGCTGGATTGATGTTAACGACAGAGGGCCCTAAGCTGATTGAATATAATGTTCGTTTTGGCGATCCTGAATGTCAGGTGATGATGATGCGTCTTGAAAGTGATTTGTTATCAATTTTATACAATTGTGCAACTGGAAAAATGAGTCATATCCGTTTGGATTGGAGTTCTGAATCAGCTCTTACTGTTGTTCTCGCCAATAAAGGTTATCCTGGCTCTTATGAAAAAGGTGCTGTCATTGAGTCTTTACCTCCATCACATGCAAATATGAAAGTATTTCATGCGGGTACTGCATATGTTAATAACAAGCTTGTGATTGATGGAGGAAGGGTTCTCAATGTTACAGCCTTGGGAGAAACAATTATAGCAGCTCAGAAAAATTCTTATGCAGCGGTTGATCTTATTAACTGGACAAAACATGGGTTTTGGCGTAAGGATATTGGTTGGCGTGCGGTTTCGTAG
- a CDS encoding DUF922 domain-containing Zn-dependent protease encodes MKNLDEEIYKHSTSGLKHPGIAQIDFDTQLFYKNRNHFCYPSEPVVTLTVRIILPYWKNKKYALPEIALIWDSFSFDIKRHEEHHAEIARIHAHQLYNSLKSLKKTNDCRLFQKNADKITRHHMNIHDKDQHQFDIIDGKNFSRRIRKILVHHIKKSGF; translated from the coding sequence ATTAAAAATCTTGATGAAGAAATATACAAACATAGCACATCAGGATTAAAACACCCTGGAATAGCACAGATTGATTTTGATACGCAACTCTTTTACAAGAACAGAAATCATTTTTGTTATCCATCAGAGCCTGTGGTGACTCTGACCGTCAGGATCATATTGCCCTATTGGAAAAACAAAAAATACGCACTCCCTGAGATCGCTTTGATCTGGGACAGTTTTAGTTTTGATATCAAGCGTCACGAAGAACACCATGCTGAAATCGCCAGAATTCATGCCCATCAATTATATAATTCTCTCAAATCGTTGAAAAAAACCAATGATTGCAGATTGTTTCAAAAAAATGCTGATAAAATAACCCGCCATCATATGAATATCCACGATAAAGACCAGCACCAGTTTGATATTATCGATGGTAAAAATTTTTCAAGGCGCATCAGGAAAATCCTTGTACATCATATCAAAAAATCAGGATTCTAG
- a CDS encoding DUF1217 domain-containing protein gives MTYTHMRYHALENKLKLNVLSKVSNTPRVADDRKYYQENIRKISSVDQFMADNRLYAYAMKAYGLEDMSYAKALMRKALESDLADSKSFVNTLHDSRYREFAKAFNLSSPQKSLQTKTQEEDVISRYLKSYSKEEHREAFETQYFKNNIHKIETVDQLLNNKRLRHYILKAFGIDQQHISHSFLRKVLICDPHDPESFVHSLKKDAWIKLANAFHFEEDGKTAKNGLLTEKQQETITENYLLETSSFLTKKIVPLDQSYYKAKIGSVSSVTHLVKDKRLFRIIKTALGFDSTMTPSEFVTITTDKELAKGSGVSQVTDFFNINAYGQEKNGKEIQSVEQTFKLLELYEKHYHNHRNKIIKDSIKNYKKTLQNIVSIKDLSYAGFKSGTTVKDKKIQQPIEMILRAFDIKAEELSKKEFHSLLASDILDPHSDVNRSRDQRFIQLNRAFNFDSNGNASSPFQALSEKTIQDYRDSYIKNKTRFLTQLERKKNEKDLNPEITYFEENIRKIHHPDDFTADKRLVHFMLEAKGIKPDTVTENLLKETFTSYFNTPDNFIHTSNDYRFMEIVASFHFDANKKLSRNSAHQIQSPENIMKTMHLHTHQILEEEEGKKDINRRLALYFERKAPTITNIYDFLSDKALYQVISKTLGLSSYFRSGDIDKQAATLKKSINIKDFQDPEKLKNFIKRFNSATNSENSVLIPGFNSSIKNSGIFSLIQSLPLS, from the coding sequence ATGACATACACTCACATGCGCTATCATGCACTTGAAAATAAATTGAAATTGAATGTACTCTCTAAAGTTTCCAATACTCCTCGTGTTGCTGATGACAGGAAATATTATCAGGAAAATATCAGGAAAATATCTTCTGTTGATCAATTTATGGCCGATAATCGTCTTTATGCCTATGCGATGAAGGCTTATGGCCTTGAAGATATGTCTTATGCCAAAGCATTGATGCGTAAGGCCCTTGAAAGTGATCTTGCAGACAGCAAAAGCTTTGTAAATACTCTTCATGATTCTCGTTATAGAGAATTCGCAAAAGCATTTAATCTCTCATCACCACAGAAATCTCTTCAAACAAAAACACAAGAAGAAGATGTTATCTCACGATATCTTAAATCTTATTCCAAAGAAGAACATCGTGAAGCTTTCGAAACCCAGTATTTTAAAAACAATATCCATAAAATAGAAACCGTTGATCAATTACTGAATAATAAGCGTTTACGTCATTATATCCTGAAAGCTTTCGGAATTGATCAACAGCATATTTCGCATTCTTTTCTTCGAAAAGTTCTTATATGTGATCCTCACGATCCTGAAAGTTTTGTTCACAGCCTTAAGAAAGATGCATGGATCAAACTGGCAAATGCCTTTCATTTTGAAGAAGATGGGAAAACAGCAAAAAATGGCCTTCTGACAGAAAAACAACAAGAAACGATCACGGAAAATTATCTTTTAGAGACATCAAGCTTTTTGACAAAAAAAATTGTCCCTCTTGATCAGAGCTATTATAAAGCGAAGATTGGTTCGGTTTCCTCTGTAACACATCTTGTAAAAGATAAAAGACTGTTCAGAATTATTAAAACTGCTCTTGGGTTTGATTCCACAATGACCCCTTCTGAATTTGTAACGATTACAACAGATAAGGAACTGGCTAAAGGCTCTGGTGTTTCTCAGGTTACAGATTTTTTTAACATCAATGCCTACGGACAAGAAAAAAATGGCAAAGAGATACAATCCGTAGAACAAACATTCAAGCTCCTGGAGCTTTACGAAAAACACTATCACAATCATCGCAATAAAATCATAAAGGATTCTATTAAAAATTATAAGAAAACACTTCAAAATATCGTCTCTATCAAAGATTTATCCTATGCAGGGTTTAAATCAGGAACAACCGTTAAAGACAAAAAAATCCAGCAACCCATAGAAATGATCTTGCGCGCTTTTGATATAAAGGCAGAAGAACTCTCAAAAAAAGAATTTCATTCACTTCTTGCAAGCGATATCCTTGATCCTCACAGTGATGTAAATCGCTCTAGAGACCAGCGTTTCATTCAACTTAATCGTGCATTTAATTTTGATAGTAACGGCAACGCATCCTCACCGTTTCAAGCACTTTCTGAAAAAACCATTCAGGATTACCGTGACTCTTATATCAAAAATAAAACACGTTTTTTAACACAACTGGAACGTAAAAAAAATGAGAAAGATCTCAATCCTGAAATAACGTATTTTGAAGAAAATATCAGAAAAATTCATCATCCCGATGATTTTACTGCCGATAAACGTCTTGTCCATTTTATGCTGGAAGCAAAGGGAATTAAACCAGACACTGTCACAGAAAATCTTCTTAAAGAAACGTTCACATCTTATTTTAACACTCCAGACAACTTTATTCATACATCCAATGATTATCGTTTTATGGAAATTGTTGCTTCTTTTCATTTTGATGCCAACAAAAAATTATCAAGAAATTCTGCACATCAAATCCAAAGCCCCGAGAACATCATGAAGACAATGCATCTCCATACACATCAAATTTTAGAAGAAGAAGAAGGTAAAAAAGACATCAATAGAAGACTGGCACTCTATTTTGAACGTAAAGCCCCAACTATCACAAATATTTATGATTTTTTATCCGACAAGGCTCTCTATCAGGTCATTTCCAAAACCTTGGGTCTCTCATCGTATTTCAGATCAGGAGATATAGACAAACAAGCTGCTACATTAAAAAAATCTATCAACATAAAAGATTTTCAAGATCCCGAAAAACTGAAAAATTTTATAAAGCGCTTCAATTCTGCTACGAATAGTGAAAATTCTGTTCTTATTCCTGGTTTTAACTCTTCTATAAAAAATTCGGGAATTTTTTCTTTAATCCAGTCACTCCCGCTCTCTTGA
- a CDS encoding ATP-binding protein — protein sequence MSFLNQLFKFKRPKGIYTRFILIIILPMLILQTVIATVFMERYWQTVTQRLSMGTTRDIAMLVGLIEKDPDNINLNQIIQLARQKLKLIISLEPGTTLPPPRSKHFFSILDNILAKEIKQQINRPFWINTSFLPDFVEIRIKLDSHILRILTHRNQTYASNTHIFILWMVGTSIILITISILFLRGQIRPILSLAVAAESFGKGQTSYDFHPSGAKEIRRAGQAFLLMRKRIERQIEQRTAMLTGVSHDLRTILTRFKLQIALVENQDELKGLNEDINDMQSMLEAYLAFARGESEEDTGTVNIIRLFEKIEEDFECQNKPLTWNLKGNPEVHVRPNAFSRLIFNLASNAQCYAHKLVINAHHDKKWLTITFDDDGPGIPEHALQDVFKPFFRLDSARNLNKSGTGLGLTIVQDISRSHGGNVILEKSPLGGLRVRVSLPV from the coding sequence ATGTCTTTTCTGAATCAGCTTTTCAAGTTTAAAAGACCGAAAGGTATATATACACGGTTTATTCTGATTATTATACTCCCTATGCTGATTTTACAAACGGTGATTGCTACTGTTTTCATGGAGCGTTACTGGCAAACAGTAACACAACGTTTGTCCATGGGAACAACACGTGATATAGCAATGTTGGTTGGGCTTATTGAAAAAGACCCTGATAACATAAATCTGAATCAAATAATACAACTTGCAAGACAGAAACTGAAACTGATTATTTCTCTTGAACCTGGTACAACATTACCGCCTCCACGTTCCAAACATTTTTTTTCTATACTGGACAACATTCTTGCCAAGGAAATTAAACAGCAAATTAATCGCCCATTCTGGATTAACACTTCATTTCTTCCTGATTTTGTGGAAATTCGCATTAAGCTCGACAGCCATATCCTTCGTATACTGACTCACCGCAATCAGACATATGCTTCAAATACCCATATCTTTATTTTATGGATGGTTGGAACATCCATAATCCTTATTACCATTTCCATTCTATTCTTACGAGGACAAATTCGACCTATCCTGTCACTTGCTGTTGCTGCAGAAAGTTTTGGAAAAGGTCAGACATCTTATGATTTTCATCCTTCTGGTGCCAAGGAAATTCGTCGTGCTGGTCAGGCTTTTTTATTAATGCGTAAACGTATAGAGCGTCAGATAGAACAACGCACTGCAATGCTAACAGGAGTAAGTCATGATTTACGAACAATTTTAACACGTTTCAAATTACAAATTGCTCTTGTAGAGAATCAAGATGAATTAAAAGGTTTAAACGAAGATATCAATGATATGCAGAGTATGCTGGAAGCCTATCTTGCTTTTGCGCGTGGAGAATCTGAAGAAGACACGGGAACCGTTAATATTATTCGTCTTTTTGAAAAGATTGAAGAAGACTTTGAATGTCAAAACAAACCTTTAACATGGAATTTAAAAGGAAATCCTGAGGTGCATGTAAGACCCAATGCTTTTTCACGCCTGATTTTTAATCTTGCTTCAAATGCTCAATGTTATGCTCATAAACTCGTTATTAACGCTCATCACGATAAAAAATGGCTGACAATAACCTTCGACGATGATGGCCCTGGAATTCCTGAACATGCTCTCCAGGATGTTTTTAAACCATTTTTTCGACTTGACTCAGCACGTAACCTTAATAAATCCGGCACAGGCCTTGGACTAACGATCGTCCAGGATATCAGCCGTAGCCATGGTGGTAACGTCATTTTAGAAAAAAGCCCTCTGGGAGGATTACGCGTAAGGGTTTCTCTTCCTGTCTAG
- a CDS encoding response regulator, which yields MIKKVIPISDESPHLLIVDDDSRIRVLLNRYLNENGFRSTVVANAAEARQHLEWFQFDLIILDIMMPHESGLSLTKSLRVDNPVPVILLTALDETHSRISGLETGADDYLSKPFDPRELILRIKNILKRHPANSDEQKIEKVMFGPYTFFINQRELRKGNEIIRLTEREENLMMLFCIRAGDTIPRQELITGDMERGERSIDVQINRLRRKIEICPTKPIYLKTVRGIGYRLNVN from the coding sequence ATGATCAAAAAAGTCATACCCATTTCTGATGAGTCTCCTCATCTTTTAATTGTGGATGATGATAGCCGTATCCGTGTTCTTCTTAATCGTTATCTCAATGAAAACGGGTTTCGTAGCACCGTTGTTGCCAATGCTGCTGAAGCAAGACAACACCTGGAATGGTTTCAATTTGATTTAATTATCCTGGATATAATGATGCCTCATGAATCGGGCCTTTCACTCACAAAAAGTTTGCGTGTTGATAATCCTGTTCCGGTTATTTTACTCACCGCTCTTGATGAAACACATTCACGGATTTCAGGGCTTGAAACCGGAGCCGATGACTATCTTTCAAAACCATTTGATCCCCGTGAACTTATCTTGCGAATAAAAAATATCCTCAAACGTCATCCTGCGAATTCAGATGAACAAAAAATTGAAAAAGTCATGTTTGGTCCTTATACTTTCTTTATAAACCAACGAGAACTTCGTAAAGGGAATGAGATCATCAGACTCACAGAAAGAGAAGAAAATCTTATGATGCTTTTTTGCATCAGGGCTGGAGATACAATCCCTCGCCAGGAACTCATCACGGGAGATATGGAAAGAGGAGAGCGATCTATAGACGTCCAGATTAACAGACTACGAAGAAAAATTGAAATTTGTCCTACAAAACCAATTTATTTAAAAACTGTACGAGGTATAGGTTACCGTTTAAACGTCAATTAA